From a single Hymenobacter sp. YIM 151500-1 genomic region:
- a CDS encoding DUF3575 domain-containing protein has translation MKTVYLSALLCGASAAYGQTTAIKTNLLSPVVRAGSVALERQLKPGTSLQLHAFYTPGTGRILGGTRVEGYGITPELRFYVGGQQLTGFYLGPYLRYQQFRVVEKLEPCDSWFGASGNCATWGQPTERRGTLRAFGVGILFGRQWRVGQHFILDPFVGLGFNGSVAETTDSFENDFDNTELYNGLEPRLGLAIGVAF, from the coding sequence ATGAAAACCGTTTACCTCAGTGCCCTGCTGTGCGGGGCCAGTGCCGCCTACGGCCAAACCACCGCCATCAAGACCAACCTGCTGAGCCCCGTTGTGCGGGCCGGCAGCGTGGCCCTGGAGCGGCAACTGAAACCGGGCACTTCATTGCAGCTCCATGCCTTTTACACGCCGGGTACTGGCCGGATACTGGGCGGTACTCGTGTGGAAGGTTACGGCATCACGCCGGAGCTACGGTTTTATGTGGGCGGCCAGCAGCTGACCGGCTTCTACCTCGGGCCTTACCTGCGCTACCAGCAGTTTCGGGTGGTGGAGAAGCTGGAGCCCTGCGACAGCTGGTTTGGCGCGTCCGGTAACTGCGCCACCTGGGGCCAGCCCACGGAGCGGCGGGGTACGTTGCGGGCGTTTGGCGTGGGCATTCTGTTTGGGAGACAGTGGCGGGTAGGGCAGCACTTCATCCTCGACCCGTTCGTAGGCCTGGGCTTCAACGGCAGCGTGGCGGAGACAACCGATTCGTTTGAGAATGACTTCGACAATACCGAGCTCTACAATGGCCTGGAACCCCGGCTGGGCCTGGCTATAGGAGTGGCGTTCTGA
- a CDS encoding 3-oxoacyl-ACP synthase, producing the protein MSDLKPHLHAACLAYVQQRIAAAQQAMQAAQESANSETKSSAGDKYETGRAMAHEERNRNAVQLQEALKLHAELERLNPAAPCDTVRPGALVETSLGRFYVSISAGKLVVDGQEVFAVSPAAPVMAALAGKRAGEQAVFNGKPVRITAIR; encoded by the coding sequence GTGTCCGACCTCAAACCCCACCTTCACGCCGCCTGCCTGGCCTACGTGCAGCAGCGCATAGCTGCGGCCCAGCAGGCCATGCAGGCCGCCCAGGAATCGGCCAACTCCGAGACCAAGAGCAGTGCCGGCGACAAGTACGAAACCGGCCGCGCCATGGCCCACGAGGAGCGCAACCGCAACGCCGTGCAGCTGCAAGAGGCCCTGAAGCTGCACGCCGAGCTGGAGCGCCTCAACCCCGCCGCGCCCTGCGACACCGTGCGGCCCGGTGCCCTGGTCGAAACCTCGCTGGGACGGTTCTACGTGAGCATCAGCGCCGGCAAGCTGGTGGTAGATGGGCAGGAGGTATTTGCCGTGTCGCCGGCCGCGCCGGTGATGGCCGCGCTGGCGGGCAAGCGGGCCGGGGAGCAGGCTGTGTTCAATGGCAAACCAGTGCGGATAACGGCTATTCGGTAG
- a CDS encoding 1-deoxy-D-xylulose-5-phosphate reductoisomerase, producing the protein MPSATFPKRITLLGSTGSIGTQALNVVRAQPGRFTITALSAHSNAELLIQQAQEFRPAAVVIGDESKLGQVRAALAHQPETEVLAGPAALADVAARPDADIVLTAMVGYAGLLPTVRAIQAGKDIALANKETLVVAGQLITDLVRQHGVRLLPVDSEHSAIFQCLVGEEQNPIEKIILTASGGPFRGRSREQLAQVTKAQALKHPNWDMGAKITIDSASLMNKGLEVIEAKWLFGLRNEQIDVVVHPQSIIHSLVQFEDGSLKAQLGLPDMKLPIQYALGYPQRLPNEFPRFSFLDYPQLTFEPADTGTFRNLALAFEAMRQAGNAPCILNAANEVAVAAFLRDEIGFLEMSEVVETSLARVSYLAAPSLDDYVLTDQETRRVAQELARARAV; encoded by the coding sequence ATGCCTTCCGCTACGTTTCCTAAACGAATTACCTTGCTGGGCTCCACCGGCTCCATCGGCACGCAGGCCCTGAACGTGGTGCGCGCCCAGCCGGGCCGGTTTACCATCACGGCGCTGTCGGCCCACTCCAACGCCGAGCTGCTGATTCAGCAGGCCCAGGAGTTTCGGCCCGCCGCCGTGGTTATCGGCGACGAAAGCAAGCTGGGCCAGGTGCGCGCTGCCCTGGCCCACCAGCCCGAAACCGAGGTGCTGGCCGGCCCCGCCGCCCTAGCCGACGTGGCCGCCCGCCCCGACGCCGACATCGTGCTGACGGCCATGGTGGGTTACGCCGGCCTGCTGCCCACAGTGCGCGCCATCCAGGCCGGCAAAGACATTGCCCTGGCCAACAAGGAAACCCTGGTAGTAGCCGGCCAGCTCATCACCGACCTGGTGCGCCAGCACGGCGTCCGCCTACTGCCCGTCGATTCGGAGCACTCGGCCATCTTTCAGTGCCTGGTAGGGGAGGAGCAGAACCCGATTGAGAAAATCATCCTTACGGCCTCGGGCGGGCCGTTCCGAGGCCGCAGCCGCGAGCAGCTGGCCCAGGTTACGAAGGCCCAGGCCCTGAAGCACCCCAACTGGGACATGGGCGCCAAAATCACCATCGACTCGGCCTCGCTCATGAACAAGGGCCTGGAGGTGATTGAGGCCAAGTGGCTGTTTGGGCTGCGCAACGAGCAGATTGACGTGGTGGTGCACCCGCAGAGCATCATCCACTCCCTGGTGCAGTTCGAGGACGGCTCCCTGAAGGCCCAGCTCGGCCTACCCGACATGAAGCTGCCCATCCAGTACGCCCTGGGCTACCCCCAGCGCCTGCCCAACGAGTTTCCGCGTTTCTCTTTCCTGGACTATCCCCAGCTCACCTTTGAGCCCGCCGATACGGGCACGTTCCGCAACCTGGCCCTGGCCTTTGAGGCCATGCGCCAGGCTGGCAACGCGCCCTGCATCCTCAATGCTGCCAACGAAGTAGCCGTGGCCGCCTTCCTGCGCGACGAAATCGGCTTCCTGGAAATGTCGGAGGTGGTGGAAACGAGCCTCGCGCGGGTTTCGTACCTTGCCGCTCCCTCACTCGACGACTACGTGCTGACCGACCAGGAAACGCGCCGCGTGGCCCAGGAACTGGCCCGCGCCCGCGCTGTCTGA